In Sphingobacteriaceae bacterium, one genomic interval encodes:
- the murB gene encoding UDP-N-acetylmuramate dehydrogenase: MTEIKKNFNLKHLNTFGVDCSCSFFTEITQINQLYDVLKTEQFIKNQVLIIGGGSNLLFTKNFEGLVLKNSLKGIQITEENTDTVKVKAMAGEVWQDFVMYCINKGWGGLENLSLIPGCVGASPMQNIGAYGVEIKDTFVELEAVDLKSGELKIFNKENCAFNYRESVFKKELKNKFIIVSVTFQLTKNAVVNTSYGAIQQELEKKGVKNPGIKDVSEAVIQIRQSKLPDPKVLGNAGSFFKNPEISMDKFQSLKNKFPDIVSYPLANGNIKLAAGWLIEQCGLKGFEMNGAGVHKQQALVLVNKDKANGQSIYDLSAYVMQKVFDKFEVALEREVNII, from the coding sequence ATGACTGAAATAAAAAAGAACTTCAACTTAAAACACCTCAATACCTTTGGGGTTGATTGTAGTTGTAGTTTTTTTACTGAAATAACGCAAATAAATCAACTTTATGATGTACTCAAAACGGAACAATTTATAAAAAATCAGGTATTGATTATTGGCGGTGGCAGTAATTTACTATTTACTAAAAACTTTGAAGGCCTTGTATTAAAAAACAGTTTAAAAGGTATTCAAATAACCGAGGAAAATACGGATACGGTTAAAGTTAAAGCCATGGCCGGTGAGGTATGGCAAGATTTTGTAATGTATTGTATTAATAAAGGATGGGGCGGACTTGAAAATTTATCATTAATTCCGGGATGTGTAGGTGCATCACCCATGCAAAATATTGGAGCTTACGGAGTAGAAATAAAAGATACGTTTGTTGAATTAGAAGCTGTAGATTTAAAAAGCGGTGAATTAAAAATATTCAATAAAGAAAATTGCGCGTTTAACTACCGGGAGAGTGTATTTAAAAAAGAATTAAAAAATAAATTTATTATAGTTTCGGTTACTTTTCAGTTAACTAAAAATGCTGTTGTGAACACAAGCTACGGGGCCATACAACAGGAATTAGAAAAAAAAGGCGTGAAAAATCCGGGAATAAAAGATGTTTCAGAAGCCGTAATTCAAATAAGGCAAAGTAAATTACCCGATCCAAAAGTACTTGGTAATGCCGGTAGCTTTTTTAAAAATCCGGAAATTTCTATGGATAAATTTCAATCCTTAAAAAATAAATTTCCGGATATAGTTTCTTATCCGTTGGCCAATGGAAATATAAAATTAGCTGCAGGTTGGTTAATAGAACAGTGCGGGCTGAAAGGATTTGAGATGAATGGCGCCGGCGTTCATAAACAACAAGCCTTGGTATTAGTAAATAAAGACAAGGCAAACGGCCAATCCATTTACGATTTGTCAGCTTATGTAATGCAGAAAGTATTTGATAAATTTGAAGTAGCGCTTGAACGCGAAGTGAATATCATTTAA
- a CDS encoding glycosyltransferase gives MFTTKKKVIVSVINDLVTDNRVQKTCGVLAESGYEVLLVGRKLKNSLPVPNWNMQTKRMKLIFTKGPLFYLFFNIRLFFILLFTKADLLFANDLDTLWPNFIVSKIKSIPLVYDSHELFCEVPELKNSNLKRKIWQSLESNIVPKLKYCITVNQSIANIFNEKYKVHFFVIRNIPQKPNVNTKSKEQLNLPAQTKIILMQGAGINVERGAEELVEAMKEVNQALLLIIGGGDVWSKLAKLVEVHQLQDKVILIDKIPKEELISYTLVADLGISIDKNTNLNYYNSLPNKLFDYLQAGIPVLATHLPEIERILNQYNAGWFIENHLPSHIAERINYILGSEELAIKKTNALRAGMELNWETEKVKYLKLIEGIQF, from the coding sequence TTGTTTACAACCAAAAAGAAAGTTATAGTTAGTGTTATCAATGATTTGGTAACCGATAACAGAGTACAAAAAACCTGCGGCGTTTTAGCGGAATCGGGTTATGAAGTGCTTTTGGTAGGCAGAAAATTAAAGAATTCATTACCGGTTCCGAATTGGAATATGCAAACCAAGCGTATGAAACTAATATTTACTAAGGGTCCGCTTTTTTATCTTTTTTTTAATATTCGTCTTTTTTTTATACTACTGTTTACAAAAGCCGATTTACTTTTTGCGAATGATTTAGACACCTTATGGCCAAACTTTATAGTTTCTAAAATTAAATCTATTCCGTTAGTTTATGATAGTCATGAATTGTTTTGCGAAGTGCCAGAGCTTAAAAACAGCAATTTGAAAAGAAAAATTTGGCAATCATTAGAAAGTAATATTGTTCCAAAATTAAAATACTGCATTACCGTAAATCAAAGTATTGCCAATATTTTCAACGAAAAATATAAGGTTCATTTTTTTGTTATCCGAAATATTCCACAAAAGCCGAATGTAAACACAAAATCAAAAGAACAATTGAATTTACCGGCTCAAACTAAAATTATTCTGATGCAAGGGGCGGGAATTAATGTGGAGCGTGGGGCTGAGGAGTTGGTTGAAGCCATGAAGGAGGTTAATCAGGCTTTGTTATTAATTATTGGAGGTGGCGATGTTTGGAGCAAGCTTGCTAAACTAGTTGAAGTACATCAATTACAGGATAAAGTCATATTAATAGACAAGATTCCGAAAGAGGAATTAATAAGTTATACTTTGGTAGCTGATTTGGGCATTAGTATTGATAAAAATACAAACTTGAATTATTACAATAGTTTACCAAATAAGCTTTTTGATTATTTACAGGCCGGCATTCCGGTTTTAGCTACACATTTGCCGGAAATAGAACGGATACTTAATCAGTATAATGCCGGTTGGTTTATTGAAAATCACCTTCCCTCACACATTGCGGAAAGGATAAATTATATTCTGGGCTCTGAAGAATTAGCAATTAAAAAAACTAACGCATTGCGGGCCGGAATGGAATTAAACTGGGAAACTGAAAAGGTGAAATATTTAAAACTTATAGAAGGAATTCAATTCTAA
- a CDS encoding LD-carboxypeptidase, with translation MKTPAFLKKGDTVLIIATARKISEKEIEPAVAELKKWGLKIELGANLFKSRHQFAGTDLQRASDLQWAIDHPVAKAVFIARGGYGTIRILDQVRIKNIKHHLKWFVGFSDVTAIHTELNNKGIPSIHGPMPFNFLKDKKSLDALHKVLFGIKTNYNVKPNALNRVGKAEGEIVGGNLSLLYALAGTDSDLSTKNKILFLEDLDEYLYHLDRMMMQLKRNGKLKKLKGLIVGGFTEMKDNAIPFGKTAQQIILEAVAEYDYPVCFDFPAGHVKENFPILLGKTIKLEVFKTKVNINYPDDVL, from the coding sequence ATGAAAACCCCTGCTTTTTTAAAAAAAGGAGATACCGTATTAATTATTGCCACAGCCAGAAAAATTTCTGAAAAAGAAATTGAACCTGCTGTGGCTGAATTAAAAAAATGGGGATTAAAAATTGAGTTGGGCGCCAATCTGTTTAAATCGCGGCATCAATTTGCAGGAACTGACCTGCAGCGCGCATCTGATTTACAATGGGCAATAGACCATCCTGTGGCTAAAGCTGTATTCATTGCTCGCGGTGGTTACGGCACTATACGCATTCTGGATCAAGTTCGAATAAAAAATATTAAACATCACTTGAAATGGTTTGTTGGTTTTAGCGATGTTACCGCAATACACACTGAGCTAAATAATAAGGGTATTCCTTCTATTCATGGACCCATGCCTTTTAATTTTTTAAAAGACAAAAAAAGCCTGGATGCTTTACATAAAGTTTTGTTTGGAATAAAAACAAATTACAATGTGAAGCCAAATGCGTTGAATCGAGTTGGAAAAGCCGAAGGAGAAATTGTAGGAGGTAATTTATCGTTATTATATGCTTTAGCCGGAACCGACTCGGATTTAAGCACCAAGAATAAAATTTTATTTTTAGAAGACCTGGATGAGTACCTATACCATTTAGACAGAATGATGATGCAACTCAAAAGGAATGGAAAATTAAAAAAATTGAAAGGCCTGATTGTTGGCGGATTTACTGAGATGAAAGATAACGCCATTCCCTTTGGAAAAACCGCTCAACAAATAATTTTAGAAGCGGTGGCTGAATATGATTATCCGGTATGTTTTGATTTCCCCGCCGGACATGTAAAAGAAAATTTTCCCATCCTATTGGGAAAAACTATAAAATTAGAAGTATTCAAAACAAAAGTAAACATAAATTATCCGGATGATGTACTGTAA
- the bshB1 gene encoding bacillithiol biosynthesis deacetylase BshB1, which produces MKLDILAIGIHPDDVELSCAGTLLKHKALGKKIGVLDLSRGELGTRGNAELRTQEAEQAAKILNLDVRVQLNCKDGFFENNESNQLMIIEQIRKFQPEIVLCNAITDRHPDHGRSAKLVSDASFYSGLIKIKTNNDEKEQKAWRPKAIYHYIQDYYIHPDFVIDVSDFMEVKLQSILAYSSQFYNPKSNEPETAISSKHFLDTIKAKMNIWGRSIGVEYAEGFTVERYPGVNTLFDLL; this is translated from the coding sequence ATGAAACTTGATATTTTAGCAATAGGCATACACCCCGATGATGTAGAATTGTCGTGTGCAGGAACTTTATTGAAACATAAAGCGCTCGGGAAAAAAATTGGTGTTTTGGATTTATCACGAGGAGAATTAGGTACCAGAGGAAATGCAGAATTGCGAACGCAAGAAGCCGAACAAGCAGCAAAAATTTTAAATTTGGATGTACGCGTTCAATTAAATTGCAAGGATGGTTTTTTTGAAAATAATGAAAGCAATCAGTTGATGATTATTGAACAAATCAGAAAGTTTCAGCCGGAAATTGTGCTCTGTAATGCCATTACCGATCGTCACCCAGATCACGGAAGAAGCGCCAAATTAGTAAGCGACGCTAGCTTTTATTCGGGTCTTATAAAAATTAAAACAAATAACGACGAGAAGGAGCAAAAAGCCTGGAGACCAAAAGCTATATATCATTACATACAAGATTATTATATACACCCTGATTTTGTAATTGACGTTAGTGATTTTATGGAAGTTAAACTCCAATCTATTTTAGCATATTCCTCTCAATTTTATAATCCTAAATCTAACGAACCGGAAACGGCAATTTCTTCCAAACATTTTTTAGATACCATAAAGGCAAAAATGAATATTTGGGGGCGATCAATAGGAGTAGAATATGCCGAAGGATTTACCGTTGAAAGATATCCGGGTGTAAATACTTTGTTTGATTTGTTATAA
- a CDS encoding alpha/beta hydrolase translates to MMYCKTKDNLNLYYEVQGNFSSDKAIVFLNGLTQSTLSWFFVSAVFKEDYKIILLDFIFQGQSDKDSEWRDFDQHANDLNCVIEKEGLKKIELVGLSYGSLVAQNYTLLFPERVNKLILLSTFAHKTPYFEAIGLSWTRALEMGGYNLLLDVMLPNVLSEEYFNNPLIPMEVMKEARKGVNENTEAILKLMKATGERRDYRKDLLKISNPTLIIHGEKDLLIPLHMAKEVHTHIQNSEFIVIKNVGHTLNLEGVVEVCAYIKRFLAK, encoded by the coding sequence ATGATGTACTGTAAAACAAAAGATAATCTCAACCTATATTACGAAGTTCAGGGTAATTTTTCATCTGATAAAGCCATTGTGTTTTTAAATGGATTAACGCAAAGTACTTTATCCTGGTTTTTTGTGAGCGCTGTTTTTAAAGAAGATTATAAAATTATTTTACTTGATTTCATTTTTCAGGGGCAAAGTGATAAAGACTCCGAGTGGAGAGATTTTGACCAACACGCCAATGATTTAAATTGTGTGATTGAAAAAGAAGGATTGAAGAAAATTGAATTGGTTGGATTATCATACGGAAGCTTAGTAGCACAAAATTATACCTTACTTTTTCCCGAACGCGTAAATAAACTAATTTTACTTTCCACTTTTGCGCATAAAACACCCTATTTTGAGGCCATTGGATTAAGTTGGACAAGAGCTTTGGAAATGGGAGGTTATAATTTATTATTGGATGTCATGTTACCGAATGTTTTAAGTGAAGAATATTTTAATAATCCGCTTATTCCCATGGAGGTTATGAAAGAAGCAAGAAAAGGAGTGAACGAAAATACCGAAGCCATTTTAAAATTGATGAAAGCAACAGGTGAACGACGAGATTATAGAAAAGATCTTCTAAAAATTTCAAACCCCACATTAATTATTCACGGCGAGAAGGATTTATTAATTCCACTTCATATGGCCAAAGAAGTTCACACCCACATTCAAAATTCTGAATTTATTGTAATTAAAAATGTTGGGCACACGTTGAATCTCGAAGGAGTTGTTGAAGTTTGCGCTTATATAAAAAGATTTCTTGCAAAATAA
- the lpxD gene encoding UDP-3-O-(3-hydroxymyristoyl)glucosamine N-acyltransferase, protein MEFSAEQIAQLLNGTVEGDAGVKVNNISKIEEGKPQTLSFLANPKYYAYIYTTDASIVLVNHTLKLEKPVKKTCTLIRVENAYEAFAKLLQMYQQFKANKVGIEQPSFIHPSAQLGETCYIGAFAYLGENVKLGNNVKIYPGVSLSDNCEVGDNSVLFAGVKVYHDCKIGKNCTIHSNTVIGSDGFGFAPNSSGEIFEKVPQIGNVVIEDYVEIGSNSSIDRATLGSTILRKGVKLDNLVQIAHNVEIGENTVIAGLSGVAGSTKVGKNCMIAAQVGIVGHIRIADGVKIAGQSGVAASIEKEGEIVQGSPAFPVSDYRRSYVLFRGLTKLNDKINNLEKKVFPK, encoded by the coding sequence ATGGAATTTTCTGCAGAACAAATTGCACAATTATTAAACGGAACCGTTGAAGGAGATGCAGGTGTTAAGGTAAATAACATTTCAAAAATTGAGGAAGGAAAACCTCAAACGCTTTCATTTTTAGCAAACCCCAAATACTACGCTTATATATATACTACCGATGCCAGCATTGTTTTGGTAAACCATACGCTAAAGTTGGAAAAACCAGTAAAGAAAACATGCACGCTTATTCGAGTAGAAAATGCTTACGAGGCTTTTGCCAAACTGCTTCAAATGTATCAACAGTTTAAAGCAAATAAAGTGGGCATTGAACAACCTAGTTTTATTCATCCCAGCGCACAATTGGGGGAGACCTGTTATATTGGAGCATTTGCCTACTTGGGTGAAAACGTAAAGTTAGGAAACAACGTAAAAATTTATCCGGGCGTAAGCTTGAGTGATAATTGTGAAGTGGGGGATAACAGTGTTCTGTTTGCCGGCGTAAAAGTTTATCATGATTGTAAAATAGGAAAAAATTGCACCATTCATTCGAATACAGTTATTGGTAGTGATGGGTTTGGTTTTGCGCCCAATAGTTCAGGTGAAATTTTTGAAAAAGTGCCTCAAATTGGAAATGTAGTAATTGAGGATTATGTAGAAATTGGCTCTAACAGTTCAATTGATAGAGCAACTTTAGGCTCTACTATTTTACGCAAAGGAGTGAAGCTGGATAATTTGGTACAAATTGCGCACAATGTTGAAATAGGAGAGAACACGGTAATTGCTGGATTATCAGGCGTGGCCGGTTCAACTAAAGTGGGTAAGAATTGTATGATTGCCGCTCAGGTTGGAATTGTTGGACATATTAGAATTGCTGATGGAGTTAAAATAGCGGGGCAATCGGGTGTGGCCGCTAGTATTGAAAAAGAAGGTGAAATTGTACAGGGTTCTCCTGCCTTTCCTGTTTCGGATTATCGCAGAAGCTATGTGTTATTTAGAGGTTTGACTAAACTAAATGATAAAATTAATAACTTGGAGAAAAAAGTATTTCCGAAATGA
- a CDS encoding glycosyltransferase, translating to MTYLFLYTELADYFISCCKALSVQNEVHIIRWPVNKEAPFQFDFGQALKVYNKSDYDFAGLTQLIQKIKPDVIICSGWIDKDYLKQVKPYFKKIPTVITLDTKWRGTVKQLTATLLSRAYLTNRFSHIWVPGKQQARYASKLGFKKNNILLDFYCCDLKKFNAAYLQQFEKKKTNFPQKFIYVGRYYDFKGIEELWEAFVQLSDEQNHEWELWCVGTGSVKPRIHPKIKHFGFIQPDDLISIMEQTGVFILPSRFEPWAVVVQEFAAAGFPLLLSQEVGASEAFLESGKNGYSFRKENVNELKNNLKKVLSLEQQELVKMGEYSHLLAQKINPENWINTLKKITNEFNRK from the coding sequence ATGACCTATTTGTTTTTATATACCGAATTGGCAGATTATTTTATTTCCTGTTGCAAGGCCTTAAGTGTACAAAATGAAGTTCACATTATTCGATGGCCTGTAAATAAAGAAGCTCCCTTTCAATTTGATTTTGGCCAGGCTTTAAAAGTTTATAATAAAAGCGACTATGATTTCGCGGGTTTAACCCAATTAATTCAAAAAATAAAACCGGATGTTATAATTTGTAGTGGCTGGATTGATAAAGATTATTTAAAACAGGTTAAACCTTATTTTAAAAAAATTCCAACTGTAATTACTTTAGATACCAAATGGAGAGGAACTGTAAAACAATTAACAGCCACACTTTTAAGCAGAGCTTATTTAACCAATCGGTTTTCACACATTTGGGTGCCCGGTAAACAACAAGCTAGGTATGCCTCAAAACTTGGATTTAAAAAGAACAATATTTTATTGGACTTTTACTGTTGTGACCTCAAAAAATTTAATGCTGCATACCTACAACAATTCGAAAAGAAAAAAACAAATTTTCCTCAAAAATTTATTTATGTTGGCAGATACTACGATTTTAAAGGGATTGAAGAATTATGGGAGGCATTTGTACAATTAAGTGATGAACAAAATCACGAATGGGAATTATGGTGTGTAGGAACCGGAAGTGTTAAACCTCGAATACATCCCAAAATAAAACATTTTGGATTCATACAACCCGACGATTTAATATCTATAATGGAGCAAACCGGAGTATTTATACTTCCAAGTCGTTTTGAACCTTGGGCCGTGGTGGTACAAGAATTTGCAGCGGCAGGTTTTCCATTATTACTTAGCCAGGAAGTTGGAGCGTCGGAAGCATTTCTTGAATCCGGCAAAAACGGCTATTCGTTTCGGAAAGAAAACGTTAATGAATTAAAGAACAATCTCAAAAAGGTGTTATCTTTAGAGCAACAAGAATTAGTTAAAATGGGCGAATACAGCCATTTGCTTGCACAAAAAATAAATCCGGAAAACTGGATTAATACATTAAAGAAAATTACAAATGAGTTCAATCGTAAATAA